From the Telopea speciosissima isolate NSW1024214 ecotype Mountain lineage chromosome 9, Tspe_v1, whole genome shotgun sequence genome, the window GTATGAACACCACATGCAGGAGGCCTTCGTGGTATGTTAAGGCCATTATGGGAGCCTTTGCCTTCAGATTCTGCTTCTGTTGGCAGATGGCCTCGACCATAGAGGGGGACCAGTGTGGTGAGGGAAACATCAGCCTTACACACAGGGCAGCATTGATGCTGTTCGGCGGAGGAACCCTGGAAGTGAAGCCACTTGTACATGCATGGCCAGCAGAAAAGGTGGCCACAAAGTGTCACCACAGGATCTTGTGCATAGTCTAGACAAATGTTGCAGTCAAAGCAGCCAGTAACGTTGTCTGAGGTAGTAGCAGCATCAGAGCCTGATTTCCACTTCTGTAGTTGTGACTCATCACCACCCATCTCATTTTCTGCAACTGACTCTTGGAAGTATTGTTCAATGGCCATCTGCTCTGCCCCCCCACCTCTGTCTTGGATACCAGTTTAAAACAACTGTTCACGAACAAGAAAAGGGAGACAGCAAGGTTAGAATCTGAAAGCAGAAGGATTATGGGAATTATGTTAAACCTACCAGCACATTGCACAACAAAGATGATAAACATGATGACACTGAAAAATAATACGAAGTAGACCTGACTACATAACCTAACATGAAGGATGAGGAAGATAAGGGGAATCGAAAATTGACGATATCATGGTCAGTCAAGCCAAATTATTCATGTTCCCACGTAATTCCTATGTTAATTCTCAATTATATTAATGGCCACACAGATACATCACTCAATCAAAGTACAAAGGAGGACAAAAAGTAAAGGGAAGGATGATCAGTATTTGTAGCACGATAAGGATGAAAAAATCCATAGTCTAATGAGTCTTTGTTAAGCAACCAAACACCTCCCTCCCACCCCCCCTCCCttcaaaaaaaaagtatcaactCCTAACATACACAGGCGAGAGGCATTTGGGGAATCACAAAAGAACCATAGAGAATATCACATACTAAAAATTGCAGCCTAACATCTGGAAAAGGAATAAGCAACAGGCAAGAGTGACTGTACATGATACTATCAATCCCTCAAATAAGTGGGAGGAAATGAAGGATGAACAAAAGGAAGAGAACAGAGGCAAATTCTTATTTTCCCAATTACCACAAGGGAGTACATGTTTTGTGGCAGTGGATCCCAAGTCCAGTTGATGTCAAATAAATATATTTCAATAATAAGCCGAAATTTTCAGTTAGATATGGGTGAAACTAGACATGAGGTCATAACAAGCTGTAGAACAACCACTTCATAGGTGTAAAAAGAAATTCTCCTGTTTCTCTACTACAGTTCAAGGAGCTGATGACTTGAATTCTAGATACTATGAATAGGAATGACATCTAGCAAAAACAGCTAATTGTAGAGAGTTGCAAGGTCGGGCTCCTCCCACAAAACAAACTGGTATGCAACCATATGAATGTTTTCTTAATGCTGCTATATTTTGTAACAACAAAGTAACAATTTCAAAGTAGTTATCAGCATTCTTTCCAACCACATCCCCCATTTATTATCTCCTCACTTCAAGGCCCCTGATGATGAGCACCCAGCTCACATAAAACATAACATGAGCTTTTGGATAATCAAAACTATTCAATCACCTGTCTAAATTCTGGCTTGAAAGTGAGTCATTGCATAAGGCTTACAGAGTTTATAATCAGGTTAGATATTAGACACTGAAGCGCAAAACAAACATACCCAGAGGAATGATAAGAGTTATACCATCAAAACTTTCAGAAATTGAATTATAGAGTTTTGGTTTTTATTGAACACccaatttaaaatatttaaattaaatgAACATGTTAGTTACTTAGTACCAGAAAATAAGAATTAAATGAATATATGACACCTTACTaaagaaattattatttttttggccaaGAATCCCAAAGCgtaaaggagagagagagagagagatgaataaGCAAAACGCCAACAACAAATAACTAGAAACGGTAAGGCAGTcattccaacccccccccccccccaaaaaaaaaaaaaaaaaaaaaaatactatagcCAATGTCCCCAAGAAAAGGCGCAAAAGAAGGGATTTCCTCGCGATGACCGCAGTGCAATCAGGAACTacccaccaaagaaaaaaaagtgagagCTTCAGAACCCGGTTGAGTGGAGAAGACGAACAGATAATGGGAGTATCTGCAATTTCCTGCTTTCGAGATTTTGGGTCTGGAGAACGTTGGAAGTACAAAACGTTCAAGCCAGAAAAAGGTGTGGTTTTTGAGCTAAGTTAGAATTATTCGTAGATTCGGAAGCGGACAAAAGTAACAGAACCAAAGCATCTTTACTTTCCAGGTTGGAAAACTTTTTAAGCGGAAGAAGAGTAATTGACCAGATAAAAAAAGATGATAATAATTCAAACAAAGCATGAAGGAAAACAACAGGCGGAAACACCTTCCTTGCTGCTGTATCAATGGCCGGAAAACCCTTTAAAAACTagaactgataaaaaaaaaaaaaaaaagggaaaccgAAGAAAGTAACCGATATAATCGCCTGAAAATCCGAAGATCTCAacaaattagggaaaaaaaaaaaaatcagatccaCGGAAAAACGATTGTTTCATAAATCGAAGAGAGACggcaagaagaaaagagaaatccaTAGGGAATTTTCCGTCCAATGAAATGCATTTTGTACGTAGGGAAGCCTCATTGCGGAGGTGGGTAGGGAGTCAAAAACCATAACAAAGCCGATCCCTTTCAAGTATTTGCTTCCATCCAATTGAAATCAATACATAACGATTCAAAACGAACAAATCAATTAACGATCCACGATTGCCCGCTTTGAAACAGCAGATGAAAATGGGGTGAAAATCAAAGCGAgtaaaacccacaaaaaaaaaatgttgaatttCATTCATCAAGAaacagggggaggggagaagaggaaaaaacaTGCAGGAACATAACATTATATTTCAATccgaaacaaaacaaaacaaacccatTAAAGAATAtagattgaagaaggaaacaAGTACCGATACATACCAAAATCTTGTTTGAAAGCTCTGAAAAATAGAAGATCACGTTCAATACTCCAATGGCGAATCCGATTGTGTCGTTATGAGGGCACGGGCTACCTCAAAAACTTAAGGTCTGAAACCTTCGATTTCCgagaggaagagagagttataaataaatcaaaaaacgACG encodes:
- the LOC122640720 gene encoding E3 ubiquitin-protein ligase RMA1H1-like codes for the protein MAIEQYFQESVAENEMGGDESQLQKWKSGSDAATTSDNVTGCFDCNICLDYAQDPVVTLCGHLFCWPCMYKWLHFQGSSAEQHQCCPVCKADVSLTTLVPLYGRGHLPTEAESEGKGSHNGLNIPRRPPACGVHTLITTTSTSSDRQPHRNPYQSQPQHTHQHQQYYPQQYRNYATASTPLFHLSANVYHPIVGMLGEMVYARVFGNSETNLYAYPNSYYLMGGSSPRLRRQEKQADKSLNRISLFLFCCLVLCLLLF